The Micropterus dolomieu isolate WLL.071019.BEF.003 ecotype Adirondacks linkage group LG20, ASM2129224v1, whole genome shotgun sequence genome has a segment encoding these proteins:
- the si:cabz01068815.1 gene encoding solute carrier family 51 subunit beta isoform X1 gives MLGAWISLFPLLLGARAFMIHNTQCSLCLEDSAATGEVLLKKCNLDSESQQWIWIDHGMLMCVTSSRCLSALQREPVQTQACQGPEVNDAALVWDCDRDRLISRNTSLLLSINGQHVILTHDSKHSKWRSLDEGDICQEKLRSRRASDDPEEFEAAEEQTGELRTMTEEEREYLRWYYRTEDQTTWKFVLLGLAFVCLLIGFLLLGMGAMASKNRKKIAKYKAAAARAQKSEGEEMLVVSPHRDDSSRKSSLLRDMLLHGNVPSSSNGEVSELKAGNIVLTWKDGNTSNLYSDPAAEEEKREEVSAAELEADEAVKTME, from the exons ATGTTGGGTGCCTGGATCTCACTGTTTCCCCTCCTGTTAG GGGCGAGGGCATTCATGATCCACAACACCCAGTGCAGCCTTTGTCTGGAGGACTCGGCAGCTACAGGTGAAGTCCTGCTGAAGAAGTGCAACCTGGACTCAGAGTCTCAGCAGTGGATCTGGATCGATCATGGCATGCTGATGTGTGTCACATCATCCAGATGTTTGTCTGCCCTGCAGAGAGAGCCAGTCCAGACCCAGGCCTGCCAGGGGCCTGAAGTGAACGATGCAGCGTTAGTGTGGGACTGTGACAGGGACAGACTTATCAGCAGGAACACGTCACTGCTGCTGTCAATAAATGGCCAGCATGTCATTCTCACACATGACAGCAAACACTCAAAGTGGAGATCTCTGGATGAGGGGGACATCTGCCAGGAAAAACTCA GATCCAGAAGGGCGTCTGATGACCCAGAAGAATTTGAGGCTGCAGAGGAGCAGACTGGCGAGCTGAGGACCATGacggaggaagagagagagtacCTCCGCTGGTACTATCGCACAGAGGACC AGACCACATGGAAGTTTGTGCTGCTGGGACTGGCCTTCGTCTGTCTTCTTATTGGTTTTCTGCTGCTGGGAATGGGAGCCATGGCCAGCAA GAACAGAAAAAAGATTGCTAAGTACAAAGCAGCAGCTGCTAGGGCTCAGAAGAGCGAAGGTGAGGAGATGTTGGTCGTTTCACCACACAGAGACGACAGCAGCCGCAAATCATCACTGTTACGTGACATGCTGCTGCACGGAAACGTACCCTCCTCATCCAATGGGGAAGTGAGCGAGCTCAAAGCAGGAAACATCGTGCTCACATGGAAAGATGGCAACACCTCCAACCTGTACTCAGAtcctgcagcagaggaggagaaacgGGAGGAGGTGTCAGCTGCTGAGCTGGAGGCTGATGAGGCAGTGAAGACGATGGAGTGA
- the si:cabz01068815.1 gene encoding solute carrier family 51 subunit beta isoform X2 has protein sequence MPGVAQEPKWDMLGAWISLFPLLLGARAFMIHNTQCSLCLEDSAATGEVLLKKCNLDSESQQWIWIDHGMLMCVTSSRCLSALQREPVQTQACQGPEVNDAALVWDCDRDRLISRNTSLLLSINGQHVILTHDSKHSKWRSLDEGDICQEKLRSRRASDDPEEFEAAEEQTGELRTMTEEEREYLRWYYRTEDQTTWKFVLLGLAFVCLLIGFLLLGMGAMASKNRKKIAKYKAAAARAQKSEGEEMLVVSPHRDDSSRKSSLLRDMLLHGNVPSSSNGEVSELKAGNIVLTWKDGNTSNLYSDPAAEEEKREEVSAAELEADEAVKTME, from the exons ATGCCTGGGGTGGCACAAGAACCTAAGTGGG ATATGTTGGGTGCCTGGATCTCACTGTTTCCCCTCCTGTTAG GGGCGAGGGCATTCATGATCCACAACACCCAGTGCAGCCTTTGTCTGGAGGACTCGGCAGCTACAGGTGAAGTCCTGCTGAAGAAGTGCAACCTGGACTCAGAGTCTCAGCAGTGGATCTGGATCGATCATGGCATGCTGATGTGTGTCACATCATCCAGATGTTTGTCTGCCCTGCAGAGAGAGCCAGTCCAGACCCAGGCCTGCCAGGGGCCTGAAGTGAACGATGCAGCGTTAGTGTGGGACTGTGACAGGGACAGACTTATCAGCAGGAACACGTCACTGCTGCTGTCAATAAATGGCCAGCATGTCATTCTCACACATGACAGCAAACACTCAAAGTGGAGATCTCTGGATGAGGGGGACATCTGCCAGGAAAAACTCA GATCCAGAAGGGCGTCTGATGACCCAGAAGAATTTGAGGCTGCAGAGGAGCAGACTGGCGAGCTGAGGACCATGacggaggaagagagagagtacCTCCGCTGGTACTATCGCACAGAGGACC AGACCACATGGAAGTTTGTGCTGCTGGGACTGGCCTTCGTCTGTCTTCTTATTGGTTTTCTGCTGCTGGGAATGGGAGCCATGGCCAGCAA GAACAGAAAAAAGATTGCTAAGTACAAAGCAGCAGCTGCTAGGGCTCAGAAGAGCGAAGGTGAGGAGATGTTGGTCGTTTCACCACACAGAGACGACAGCAGCCGCAAATCATCACTGTTACGTGACATGCTGCTGCACGGAAACGTACCCTCCTCATCCAATGGGGAAGTGAGCGAGCTCAAAGCAGGAAACATCGTGCTCACATGGAAAGATGGCAACACCTCCAACCTGTACTCAGAtcctgcagcagaggaggagaaacgGGAGGAGGTGTCAGCTGCTGAGCTGGAGGCTGATGAGGCAGTGAAGACGATGGAGTGA